One genomic segment of Salinibacter grassmerensis includes these proteins:
- a CDS encoding acyl-CoA carboxylase subunit beta has product MSDSGTLGTESPVESASFQEQAAHYEALVETMKERAAEVRKGGGKEKLDREHERGKLTARERIEYLVDDPAAFGELGLFAGYEMYEDEGGCPAGGTVMGLGPVSGQECMIVANDATVKAGAWFPITAKKNLRAQNIALENHVPIIYLVDSAGVYLPMQDEIFPDEDDFGRIFRNNAKLSSKGIPQISAIMGSCVAGGAYLPIMSDEAIIVEDTGSVFLAGPYLVKAAIGEDVEKDELGGATTHSEISGVVDHKVEDDEAALDKIRSIVDHSGPVERFGYARKEPVEPAYPADELYGLFPAEGNAQYDMREILARIVDAESWTEYKEGYGRTLLTGYARIDGWNVGVVANQRAVVRNRTDLDSKGEIQVGGVIYADAADKAARFIMNCNQKEIPIVFFQDVTGFMVGKRAEQGGIIKDGAKMVNAVSNSTVPKLTVVVGNSYGAGNYAMCGRAYDPRLVLAWPTAKIAVMGGTQASKVLKQIKVRQLEKQGKELSTEDEQELLSKIQNRYEEQTTPYYAAARLWVDALIDPHDTREWLARGLDMVDHNPTLERFNPGVIQT; this is encoded by the coding sequence ATGTCCGACTCTGGTACGCTAGGCACCGAATCTCCAGTTGAAAGCGCTTCCTTCCAGGAGCAAGCGGCCCATTACGAGGCCCTCGTCGAAACGATGAAGGAGCGCGCCGCGGAGGTGCGAAAGGGGGGCGGTAAGGAAAAGCTCGATCGCGAGCACGAACGCGGAAAGCTCACGGCCCGAGAACGGATTGAGTACCTGGTCGACGACCCGGCGGCGTTTGGCGAACTGGGGCTGTTTGCCGGATACGAGATGTACGAGGACGAGGGGGGATGCCCGGCAGGGGGGACGGTCATGGGGCTGGGGCCCGTCAGCGGCCAGGAATGCATGATCGTGGCGAACGACGCCACCGTGAAGGCGGGGGCCTGGTTTCCGATCACGGCCAAGAAAAACCTTCGCGCACAGAACATCGCGTTGGAGAACCATGTGCCCATCATCTACCTCGTCGACTCGGCGGGCGTCTACCTGCCGATGCAGGACGAAATCTTCCCCGACGAGGACGACTTTGGGCGCATTTTTCGCAACAACGCGAAGCTGTCGAGCAAAGGCATCCCGCAAATTTCGGCCATCATGGGGAGCTGTGTGGCCGGTGGGGCCTACCTGCCCATCATGAGCGACGAGGCCATCATTGTGGAGGACACCGGCTCCGTATTTTTGGCGGGGCCGTACCTCGTGAAGGCGGCCATTGGGGAGGACGTGGAGAAGGACGAGCTCGGGGGCGCCACCACCCATTCCGAAATCTCCGGCGTGGTCGACCACAAGGTCGAGGACGACGAGGCGGCGCTCGACAAGATCCGGTCGATCGTGGATCATTCCGGCCCGGTAGAGCGCTTTGGATACGCTCGAAAGGAGCCGGTCGAGCCCGCCTACCCGGCGGACGAGCTGTACGGCCTTTTTCCAGCGGAGGGGAACGCTCAGTACGACATGCGCGAGATTCTGGCCCGGATTGTCGACGCGGAGTCCTGGACCGAGTACAAGGAGGGCTACGGGCGCACCCTCCTCACCGGCTACGCCCGCATCGACGGATGGAACGTGGGGGTCGTGGCGAATCAGCGAGCCGTGGTGCGCAACCGGACGGACCTCGACTCGAAGGGCGAGATTCAGGTGGGGGGCGTCATTTACGCCGACGCTGCCGACAAGGCGGCCCGCTTCATCATGAACTGCAACCAGAAGGAAATCCCGATCGTCTTTTTCCAGGATGTCACGGGCTTCATGGTGGGGAAACGGGCCGAGCAGGGGGGCATCATTAAGGATGGGGCGAAGATGGTCAACGCGGTGTCAAATTCGACTGTGCCTAAGCTCACCGTCGTGGTGGGCAACTCGTACGGCGCCGGCAACTACGCGATGTGCGGGCGGGCCTACGACCCGCGTCTCGTCCTGGCGTGGCCGACGGCCAAGATCGCGGTGATGGGGGGCACGCAGGCGTCGAAGGTGCTCAAGCAAATCAAGGTGCGACAGCTGGAGAAGCAGGGAAAGGAGCTATCCACGGAGGACGAGCAGGAACTGCTGTCCAAAATCCAGAATCGCTACGAGGAGCAGACGACGCCGTACTACGCGGCGGCCCGTCTGTGGGTGGATGCCCTCATCGACCCGCACGATACACGTGAGTGGCTTGCCCGCGGCCTGGACATGGTGGACCACAACCCCACGCTGGAGCGCTTCAACCCCGGCGTGATTCAGACGTAG
- a CDS encoding general stress protein CsbD, with protein sequence MATEKMNEDWRRVRDQIKDIWDEADFDNKQMKRARGNFTKIVGLIHDKTEEPIDEIRRKMSAIL encoded by the coding sequence ATGGCGACGGAAAAAATGAACGAGGACTGGCGTCGGGTCCGAGACCAGATCAAAGACATCTGGGATGAGGCGGACTTCGACAACAAACAAATGAAGCGGGCTCGGGGCAACTTCACAAAAATCGTGGGCCTGATCCACGATAAGACAGAAGAGCCCATCGACGAAATTCGCCGCAAGATGAGCGCCATCCTGTAG